Below is a genomic region from Nitrospira sp..
GCCGAGAAACTTCCGGTACTTCACGATGGAGGGAATGAACCAGGTGAAATCGAATTTCAGATCGTGCAGGCGCAGATTGGCCCGCTTCGTAAAGAGCAACAGCTCACCGGTCCAGGCCGACTCAAACTGCTCGCGCGAGAGCACCAACGGCCGCCCGGCCACAGGGTCTTGGATCAGCGCCTTGTCGCCCTCAAACTTCGCCAGCACGACATACCGGCCGTCTGTGCGCTTCGCGATCGCGGGAAAGGGCGTCCCCGCCAGTTTGCTCCATGTCGTCGCGAGCGATCCCGCTTTCAACCCAAGATGTTTCGCCGCGCGCAGGAGCCCGGTGTCGGAAAGCGTCTGCCCAGACTGGGCAAACTGATGGCGCAACTGTGACCCGTCTGCGGGAAGATCGTAGTACCGGGCGATGATCAGGAGACAGATGAGGCCTGTATCCGTAGTTCCAGATGTCGCTGGTGGTGGTGTTGAATCAGATGGAGGAGCACCCCTCCCTACGTCGGTTGGCATGGCGTCAACTCGGGTTCTGTTGCTTGACAGAACCCCGTCTCCTAGCCCAAGCTAACGACACGATCTGACGCTGAAGAGGACACACGACGATGGCAACGCCGAAACCAATGACGATTGTGCTTCCGAACGATCTGGTGCGTGAGACCAAACGCGCGGCAAGCGCGGAGGCCACGACTCCGGCGAAGCTCGTTGAGGCGGCGTTGCGGCAATACCTCACCTCACGGCGTTGGCAGCGGCTTCGCCGGTGGGGCGCTGAGACCGCCAAGCGCCTTGGCATCAAGACGGAAGCCGACCTCGAGCGGTTCATCCGGCACCGACCGACCCGCGCACGGATGAGACCGCGGTGATCACCGCGGTTGCGGACACCAATATTTACATCTCGGCTCTGCTGTTCGGAGGACCCTGCGAGACGATTCTCAGCATGGCCCGATCCGGCCTGATCGCGCTCTACCATTCCCCGCCGATTGAGCGTGAGCTGCGCCGAACTTTGCGCGACAAGTTTGGTTGGAGCGATCTTCAGGTTCGTGACGCGATCGCGGAGTTGCGTGCTCTCAGTGGCCGTATCCTTCCAACCCTCCATTTCGACGGTGTGGTAGGGGATGAACCCGACCATCGCATCCTGGAATGCGCCGTCAGTGCACGCGCGGACTATCTGATTACGGGCGACAAGCGCCATCTGCAGCCTCTCAAACACTTTCGTGGAGTCCAGATCGTCTCCCCACGAACCTTCCTCAATCTGTTCCGGTAACGTGCTCATCGCCGAAGTCCTCGACCTCGCTCAGAGTCGCAGTTGACGCATCGCTCGTCTGTCTGGTCGCTCCGGTCCATCTCGTCCGGAACTAGAGAGACAGGGCGACAACGAGATGGCCCCCAATACCGTTCACGGTTCACGGTTCACGTCTCGCGTTTCTATCTCGTCCCATCCTGCCCATTCAACATGAACCATCCACCATTCACCATTTCCCCTGCACCGTTCACTGCCAACTGGCCGCCAAGACCGTCTGCACATCCTGCGGCCGTTGATCGATGGCCTGGTCCCAGGTGAGGCCCGTCTGCGTCGTGAAGGTGGCCATCGCCTGGATGAGCTGATCGACTTGCGAGTTCAACATCGTTTGCCCGTTGCCTGCCTGGATCGTTTCAACCTGGGCCGTGGCAGGAGCGCTATACCAATTCTGAATCGTCACACGGTCGGTGCTGCCATGAATCGTGAGCCGCAGATCGTTCGCCTGGCGGCTCAACACAAGATCCAAGGGATTGATGCCTGCGTCGTACAGAATCTTGTCTGCCGTCCCGCTGTTGTCCTGGACGAGATCCTGCCCATCGCCACGACCGAACAAGACGGTATCGTTGCCGGCACCTCCATTCACCTGGTCGTTCCCCAGACCACCACGCAGGGTGTCGTTGCCACCGGCGCCGCTCAGCATGTTATTGGCGCGGTTGCCGGTCATCGTATTGTTCAAGCTATTGCCGGTGCCGTTGACGGCGCTGAATCCGATCAAGGTCAGATTCTCCACGTTGGTCGCAAGGGTGTGCGTGATGCCGCTGACGACCGTGTCCGTGCCTCCATTCGCGGCTTCGATCACCGTATCGCCCGCGCCGATCACATAGGTGTCGTGGCCGTCCAACCCGGCGAGCACGTTGGCGGCACTATTGCCGGTGAGGACATTGTCGAGCGCGTTGCCGGTGCCGTTGATGGCCGCCGATCCCGTCAATACGAGATTCTCGACGTGGGTGCTCAAGCTGTACGTCACCGAACTCGTGACCGAATCGAGCGCGCCTTCATTGGCCTGTTCGATCACGGTGTCGCCGGTATGATCCACCATATAGAGGTCGTCCCCTGCGCCACCGGCCATCGTATCGGCCCCGCCCTTGCCGTCGAGCAAGTTGGCCCCGCTGTTGCCGGTCAGCACATTGGACAGCCCATTGCCGATCCCCGCGCTCGGGCCGGTGCCCGTCAGCGTCAAGTTCTCGACATTGGCCCCCAGCTGGTAGGCCAGCAGCGCACTCTGCACCTGGTCGGTGCCCTCATTCGCGGCTTCCGTGACCACATCAAAGAAATGCTCGACCACATACGTGTCATTGCCGGCGCCGCCCGTCATCGAATCAGCCCCCGTTCCGCCGTCGAGGAGGTCATGCCCGGCACCCCCTTGCAACGTATCGTTGCCCGCCAACCCGAACAGCTGATCGTGGCCGGCCCCGCCCGTCAGCACATCATTGCCGGCAGTCCCCGTCAGGACCAGGTCCTGAACCGTCACCGTCAGCGCGAAGACGTCCGCCACACTGAGGTTCCCCTGGTCGGTCGCGATGATGCGGACATCGAGTGCGCCGATGTCGCTCCCTTGAGGTGTGCCGCTGAACATGCGCGTCGCTGGATTGAAGCTCAGCCAGGTGGGCAGCGCGGCACCGTTGGCCAGCGTCGCACTATAGGTCAGGGTATCGCCGGCATCGAGATCGGCAAACGTTCCGGTTGGGACAACCACGATGAACAGCGCACCTGTCGCCGCCTGCTGATCGGCCAGCGGCACCGCCACCGTCGGCGCGTCGTTGACGTTCTGGATGGCGAGCACAAACGTCTCCGTCGCACTGAGGCTGCCAAGATCCGTCGCCGTCACCGCAATGGTGAGCGTGCCCACATCGGCGTTTAGCGGTGTACCGCTGAAGGTCCGCGTGGCCGGATCGAAGCTGAGCCACGTGGGAAGCACAGCCCCGTTGTCCAGCGTGGCGCTGTAGGCCAGCACATCGCCGGCATCCACGTCCGCAAAGGTTCCTGCGGGCACGACCAGACTGAACAGCGTATCTTCCACTGCTGTTTGATCGGCCAACGGAGCGGCGACCGTCGGGGCCTCGTTGACATTCGTCACCGTGAGGGTGAAGACATCAGACACGGTGAGGTTGCCCGTATCCGTGGCAGTCACGCGTAGATCCAGCGCCCCCACTTGGGCATCATCAGGCGTGCCACTGAATGAACGGGTGGTCGCATCGAAACTCAGCCAGGCTGGGAGTGTGCTCCCGTCAGCCAGGCCGGCGCTGTAGGTCAGCACATCGCCCGCGTCCTCATCGGCAAAGGTGGTGGAAGGCACCACGACTGTAAACGGCGCATCCTCCGGCACGGTCTGATCGGCCAGCGGATTGGTAAGCCTCGGCGCATGGTTGACAAACAGATCCGTCAAATTCACCATGTTGCCATCGGCAAAAGCCAGCGTCTCGACCACGTGAGAGCCGTTTGCGCCTGTAGGATCGAAGTTCGTGAGGAGGAGCTGGTCCGTTCCGCTTGCCCCTACCTGAATCGTCAGCGTCCGTGCGGCTTCATCGTGCGTGAATGTCAGATCGCTCTGAGCAATCCCCGCGCCAAAGAGAATCCGGTTGCCCTCTCCGACGGCGACGATATCCTCGATGGTGTCGAGGCCATCGCCGAGATTGAACCGGTAGGTATCGTTTCCCGACCCTCCACGCAGCACATCCTGTCCTGCGCCAGCTTCAATCGAGTCGTCACCGGCTAGGCCGCTGATCCGGTCCACGACGTTCGTACCTGCAATCGTGTCGTGGCCGGCCGTACCGGCCGGATCGAACCCACGGGCAATCAATTGATCGTAGGACAGCACCGTCCCGTCGGCGAATCGGAACGATTCAATTGTCCTCGGCCCCAGCACATTGGTCGGATCGAAATTCGTCAGATGGATCGCGTCGCCGGTCGCGCCGACGCGGATCAGCAGCGAGCCCAGATCGAGGCTCAGACCGGCAGGGTCGATCCCTTGCCCAAACTGAACGGTGTTGCCTTCTCCCGGCACACTCGCATCGGTGATGGTATCGATCCCATCGCCGGCATTGAAGACATAGGTAT
It encodes:
- a CDS encoding putative toxin-antitoxin system toxin component, PIN family encodes the protein MITAVADTNIYISALLFGGPCETILSMARSGLIALYHSPPIERELRRTLRDKFGWSDLQVRDAIAELRALSGRILPTLHFDGVVGDEPDHRILECAVSARADYLITGDKRHLQPLKHFRGVQIVSPRTFLNLFR